Proteins encoded in a region of the Watersipora subatra chromosome 5, tzWatSuba1.1, whole genome shotgun sequence genome:
- the LOC137397307 gene encoding general transcription factor II-I repeat domain-containing protein 2-like, which produces MASARKIRKVDKENRRFNEAWTNLYFFVESNAKCLCLICGETVAVLKAENVKRHYTLKHASTHNRYEGDQRKEKALLLQKNLVSQQNIFRKVDDESKKYAKVSFVIAEKIARNMKPFSEGDFVKECITSAIEILCPEKEKAIKCVSLSRNTITRRIEELAKNTKMQLNELCKNFETYSIAIDESTDITDTPQLAIFVRGVDSTFNITEELLALCPMKGNCTGAAVFKEIDTALEKAGLTYDRLVGIATDGAPAMIGKEQGLRGFIQRKLESLNVSKDQILWYHCIIHQESLCSKIFKFDHVMDNVVKAVNFIRSRALNHRQFRNFLDEINAEFSGIPYFTEIRWLSRGRTLKRFYDIREHVAAFLEAKGNLCINFDDDKWMNDFSFLVDITDKLNELNVRLQGKEKLIHNLFGEVTAFQKKLDLWIAQIADSNYAHFPCLQKQSHISTMNREFFVSELKRMQEEFARRFKDFRACEDQLKFFSMPFDVDPADAPVELQMELNELQSDFDVKSQFLNRNLMDFYKYGLPHTQFPNLTCYAKRFLVLFGSTWMCEYLFSRMQLIKSNKRNSLSDAHLEDELRLALTNIPADIEKLLDDSKQFQVSH; this is translated from the coding sequence ATGGCGTCGGCTAGAAAAATCAGAAAAGTAGACAAGGAGAATCGCAGGTTTAACGAAGCATGGACAAATTTGTATTTCTTTGTGGAATCAAATGCAaaatgtctttgtctgatctgTGGTGAAACAGTCGCAGTTCTAAAAGCTGAAAATGTGAAACGGCATTACACATTAAAGCACGCTTCGACCCATAATCGTTATGAAGGAGATCAACGCAAGGAGAAAGCACTTTTACTTCAAAAGAATTTAGTCTCACAACAGAACATTTTTCGGAAAGTAGATGATGAATCGAAAAAGTACGCCAAAGTGAGTTTCGTCATTGCTGAAAAGATTGCACGCAACATGAAACCTTTTTCGGAAGGAGATTTTGTCAAAGAATGTATCACCTCGGCGATTGAAATTCTGTGCCCAGAGAAAGAGAAAGCTATAAAATGTGTTAGCTTGTCGCGTAATACAATAACCCGAAGGATTGAAGAACTGGCCAAAAATACGAAAATGCAGTTGAACGAACTTTGTAAAAACTTCGAAACTTACAGCATTGCCATCGACGAATCTACTGACATTACTGATACACCACAACTGGCGATTTTCGTGAGAGGTGTTGATTCAACTTTTAATATCACTGAAGAATTACTTGCTCTATGCCCCATGAAAGGAAATTGCACGGGTGCTGCTGTTTTCAAAGAAATCGACACTGCACTCGAAAAGGCGGGACTGACTTATGATCGTCTGGTGGGAATTGCTACCGATGGTGCACCGGCCATGATCGGCAAGGAGCAAGGCTTGCGTGGTTTCATCCAAAGAAAACTGGAATCCCTGAATGTGAGTAAAGACCAAATATTGTGGTACCATTGCATTATACATCAGGAATCACTTTGCTCCAAAATCTTTAAGTTTGATCACGTCATGGATAATGTCGTGAAAGCTGTCAACTTCATTAGGAGTCGTGCATTGAATCATCGACAGTTTCGAAATTTTCTCGATGAGATAAACGCCGAATTTTCTGGCATTCCTTACTTTACCGAGATCAGGTGGCTCAGCCGTGGACGTACTTTGAAACGCTTTTACGATATTCGAGAACATGTGGCAGCATTTCTTGAAGCAAAAGGAAATTTATGCATCAATTTTGATGACGACAAATGGATGAATGATTTTTCTTTTCTGGTGGACATTACAGACAAACTGAATGAGTTGAATGTGCGGTTACAAGGAAAAGAAAAACTCATCCATAATTTGTTTGGGGAGGTGACAGCTTTCCAAAAGAAACTGGATTTGTGGATTGCTCAAATTGCTGACAGCAATTATGCCCACTTTCCTTGCCTTCAGAAACAGTCGCACATTTCAACCATGAACCGGGAATTCTTTGTGAGTGAGTTAAAACGGATGCAGGAAGAATTTGCCAGGAGATTTAAGGATTTCCGTGCTTGTGAAGACcagctgaaatttttttcaatgccTTTTGACGTGGATCCTGCTGATGCCCCCGTTGAGCTTCAAATGGAATTGAATGAATTACAAAGTGATTTTGATGTCAAGAGTCAATTTTTAAATAGGAATCTGATGGACTTCTACAAATACGGTCTGCCTCACACTCAATTTCCAAATCTTACATGCTACGCAAAACGCTTTCTCGTTTTGTTCGGTTCGACATGGATGTGTGAATATCTCTTCAGTCGCATGCAATTAATAAAATCGAACAAAAGAAATTCTTTGAGTGACGCTCACCTCGAAGATGAACTCCGACTGGCCTTAACAAATATTCCGGCAGACATCGAAAAGCTTCTTGATGACTCGAAACAATTTCAAGTTTCTCACTGA